The genomic region CTCAAAAGAGTTACTATTTTGCTGTTAATAATGGGTGTTGTCTTGTTTTGGACAATGAAAAGTGCTAACGAAAATGACATTGATGCTGATGAACTTCAAAATGAGACTATACATCAACCTAAACAAGGTAAGGGTGACATCATTATCATTGAATTTAGTGACTTTAAATGCCCATATTGTGGCTTATTTGAACGTAATATTAAACCGAAGTTGGCACAATCATTTATAAAAAATAACAAAGTTGAATTTCGCTATGTAAATGTATTATTACATGGAAAAGAATCAGAACGTGGTGCGCGTGCAGCACATGCTGTAAATCTAGTGGCACCTAATCAATATTGGCAATTTCATGAGTTACTTTTTCAATCACAACCTAAATCGAAAAATGATGTT from Staphylococcus felis harbors:
- a CDS encoding DsbA family protein, translated to MNLKRVTILLLIMGVVLFWTMKSANENDIDADELQNETIHQPKQGKGDIIIIEFSDFKCPYCGLFERNIKPKLAQSFIKNNKVEFRYVNVLLHGKESERGARAAHAVNLVAPNQYWQFHELLFQSQPKSKNDVGQTTWLTDDLIQKLTNQLDLSNNQKERILKLYQDDKGEAAKQAKADHQLAKAYGVPQVPMLYINGKAVKHMTNYQDVEIAIKEALN